The Triticum aestivum cultivar Chinese Spring chromosome 7B, IWGSC CS RefSeq v2.1, whole genome shotgun sequence genome window below encodes:
- the LOC123160812 gene encoding GTP-binding nuclear protein Ran-3, producing the protein MPKRRDCVKATLLISRTGLDWPWTSRVAPHATQLTSHANNRPTHRWTAWITCTFTSHGGKACLGLKLSHGGHRQPRLAGGSLESKRTTPYIYRGRGGPSPSSVRHARSHRRRSPSLSLSEPLRPADSLRPAPPTPAQVPAPEASAAMALPNTPPVDYPSFKLVLVGDGGTGKTTFVKRHVTGEFEKKYEPTIGVEVRPLDFQTSHGKIRFYCWDTAGQEKFGGLRDGYYIHGQCAIIMFDVTSRLTYKNVPTWHRDICRVCENIPIVLCGNKVDVKNRQVKAKMVTFHRKKNLQYYEISAKSNYNFEKPFLYLARKLSGDMTLRFVEETALLPADVTVDLAAQQQIEAEIAAAAAMPLPDDDDDNIMD; encoded by the exons ATGCCGAAGCGCCGGGACTGCGTGAAGGCGACGCTACTAATTTCCCGTACCGGTCTCGACTGGCCCTGGACGAGTCGCGTCGCGCCGCACGCGACACAGCTTACATCCCACGCTAACAACCGACCGACACACAGATGGACGGCCTGGATCACGTGTACGTTCACATCGCACGGTGGGAAAGCCTGCTTAGGTCTCAAGCTAAGCCATGGCGGCCACCGGCAACCGCGGCTCGCAGGTGGTAGCTTAGAATCGAAGCGGACGACGCCATATATATACCGCGGCCGCGGCGGCCCCTCTCCCTCGTCCGTCAGACACGCGCGCTCGCATCGCCGCCGAAGCCCGTCGCTCTCCCTCTCCGAACCCCTCCGCCCCGCCGATTCGCTCCGCCCCGCCCCGCCGACGCCAGCGCAGGTTCCTGCTCCGGAGGCTTCGGCCGCAATG GCTCTCCCCAACACCCCGCCCGTGGACTACCCCAGCTTCAAGCTCGTCCTCGTCGGCGACGGCGGCACCGGCAAGACGACGTTCGTGAAGAGGCACGTCACCGGGGAGTTCGAGAAGAAGTACGAAC CGACGATCGGCGTGGAGGTGCGGCCGCTGGACTTCCAGACGAGCCACGGCAAGATCAGGTTCTACTGCTGGGACACCGCCGGGCAGGAGAAGTTCGGTggcctccgtgacggatacta CATCCATGGCCAGTGCGCAATCATCATGTTCGATGTCACCTCCCGACTCACCTACAAGAACGTCCCCACCTGGCACAGAGACATCTGCAG GGTGTGCGAGAACATCCCGATCGTCCTGTGCGGCAACAAGGTGGACGTGAAGAACCGGCAGGTGAAAGCCAAGATGGTGACCTTTCACAGGAAGAAGAACCTCCAGTACTACGAGATCTCTGCCAAGAGCAACTACAACTTCGAGAAGCCTTTCCTCTACCTTGCAAGGAAGCTCTCAGG GGACATGACGCTCCGGTTCGTCGAGGAGACGGCCCTCCTCCCTGCCGACGTGACCGTCGACCTCGCCGCACAGCAACA GATTGAGGCAGAGATAGCAGCTGCGGCGGCAATGCCCCTCCCGGATGACGATGATGACAACATCATGGACTGA